The following are encoded together in the Citrus sinensis cultivar Valencia sweet orange chromosome 1, DVS_A1.0, whole genome shotgun sequence genome:
- the LOC102627181 gene encoding uncharacterized protein LOC102627181 isoform X2: protein MSMWNYDPDIMDALKGLIISLAASSGKYVDSCLTMLVGNFTPPSYFLDKLKEPHGLERKHQVLSRVHAALKSIFDLVPLAPMRLLPIVVQRMPTVHNKHERLKLIVVYTENMLKLESSAMGELVRSTLLMAVVDRLIDLDMEIGWDDILHDDFSKGIFEMELEDVEEAADDAEQVGDELPSGSISRKSLSGNLIAELLDSLLVLTFEHLESCEGTGRLIEVFEILLQSFQITVLNAYKSKFAQFVMFYACALDPENCGLRFATMLADVFVSGLYPPLTRMSSVSYLASYLSRARFLSPCFIVSLLKRLVDWCLEYCNIPGGNINPKAHRVFYSGCQAIMYVLCFRMRSIMDVPRLKSQLLLMPLETVLKHNLNPLKVCLPSVVSEFLQQSKAARLFTVSETFIFNDLLESELSRDFGGLERLDMFFPFDPCLLKKSDSFIRPNFVYWSMVKTAYHGDEEDNSDEDVDEDNGDHVMVDGMGRSPDEQDLDLDEFEYSLNKMSITPKNSFSCRLDGELRQPMKMPSRIRPSTSPESL, encoded by the exons ATGAGCATGTGGAACTATGATCCAGATATTATGGATGCACTGAAAGGCCTGATTATATCCTTG GCTGCTTCCAGTGGAAAATATGTTGATTCATGTTTAACTATGCTCGTCGGCAACTTCACACCGCCAAGTTATTTCCTAGATAAACTGAAAGAACCTCATGGTCTTGAAAGAAAGCATCAAGTTCTTTCCCGGGTGCATGCGGCTTTGAAAAGTATTTTTGACTTGGTGCCTCTTGCCCCGATGAGATTATTGCCCATAGTTGTGCAGAGAATGCCAACTGTCCATAATAAGCATGAGCGA TTGAAGTTGATTGTTGTTTACACGGAGAACATGCTAAAGCTGGAGAGCAGTGCAATGGGAGAACTTGTTAGAAGCACATTGCTTATGGCAGTGGTGGATAGGCTAATAGATTTGGAT ATGGAGATTGGATGGGATGACATTTTACATGATGATTTTAGTAAAGGCATATTTGAGATGGAGTTAGAAGACGTGGAAGAGGCTGCAGATGATGCTGAGCAAGTTGGTGATGAG CTTCCAAGTGGCTCTATAAGTCGGAAGAGTTTAAGTGGAAACCTAATTGCTGAACTACTTGATAGTTTGCTGGTGCTAACTTTTGAGCATCTTGAATCATGCGAAGGCACAGGCCGCTTGATTGAG GTATTTGAAATTCTTCTTCAGTCATTCCAGATAACTGTTCTAAACGCGTACAAGTCGAAGTTTGCTCAG TTTGTGATGTTTTATGCATGTGCATTGGATCCCGAAAACTGTGGTCTGAGATTTGCCACAATGCTTGCGGATGTCTTTGTTAGTGGTCTCTATCCTCCACTCACAAG GATGAGTTCTGTGTCTTATCTTGCTAGTTACCTGTCTCGTGCGAGGTTTTTGTCTCCCTGTTTCATTGTTAGCTTGTTAAAAAG gtTGGTGGATTGGTGTTTGGAGTACTGTAATATACCAGGTGGTAACATAAACCCTAAAGCCCATAGAGTGTTTTATTCAGGATGCCAG GCCATTATGTATGTGCTATGCTTTCGTATGAGATCTATAATGGATGTACCGAGGCTCAAGTCTCAGCTTCTCCTTATGCCTCTAGAAACAGTTTTGAAGCACAATTTGAACCCATTAAAG GTATGCCTACCATCTGTGGTTTCAGAGTTTCTCCAACAATCAAAAGCTGCTCGTCTATTCACCGTGTCTGAAAcctttatatttaatgatcTGCTGGAGTCGGAACTTTCCAGGGATTTTGGTGGGCTGGAAAGGTTGGACATGTTCTTTCCGTTTGATCCATGTTTGCTGAAGAAATCTGACAG TTTCATACGGCCTAACTTCGTTTACTGGTCGATGGTTAAAACTGCTTATCATGGCGACGAAGAAGACAACAGCGATGAAGACGTAGATGAGGATAATGGAGATCATGTTATGGTTGATGGGATGGGTAGGAGTCCTGATGAGCAGGATCTTGATCTCGATGAGTTTGAGTATTCATTAAACAAAATGTCCATCACTCCTAAGAATTCCTTCAGTTGTCGGTTGGATGGTGAATTGCGACAACCCATGAAAATGCCCTCAAGAATTAGGCCCTCGACGAGTCCAGAATCTTTGTGA
- the LOC102627859 gene encoding probable E3 ubiquitin-protein ligase RHG1A: MDGYSGKRAIDGLVVSRKSSGIVLRDTVNNREKNAQICSRIGCSSRLNSMKGTQIGCSEKAKSSRPSFGSSSSGKEIIGSSSRTCSVLSKAGKSSTNPKKKQPSQLETDSSETSSVHDEPDVSELVVPPGKIQRGLLPTSEDSDSREVILMEEGRSSVASNSRSRRTFHQRSGEGSRDVLVGSSVSLASRNTSPATSTNTSRRGLRNLRCSSISDIIPSSSSSSTLSDSSLSRRRDMVKKRNSEGESSSSSGGKTTSETSSEMRNHSSNYGISICDSRRARNWPPNRDNGVASVRTRRSTNSNSRARLSNQGNGNSLAPNESSVVISRVPESEIPVDSSVPTSSLRFSAETPSIRPSSYSRPGSSGGGLRGLMPGSPSDVGGITGSVINRDNFARYNIDGIAEVLLALERIEQDEELSYEQLLVLETNLLLNGLSFHDQHRDMRLDIDNMSYEELLALEERMGTVSTALTDEAILKCLKTSIYQPAPLDVALSCSGNNDDVKCSICQEEYVVGEEVGRLHCQHRYHVLCIQQWLRLTNWCPICKAPAESAPSSPSSS; the protein is encoded by the exons ATGGATGGATACTCTGGTAAAAGAGCTATCGATGGGCTTGTTGTCTCTAGAAAGAGTTCTGGTATTGTTTTGAGGGATACTGTTAacaatagagaaaaaaatgctCAAATTTGTAGCCGAATTGGATGCAGCAGCAGACTGAACTCCATGAAAGGCACCCAAATTGGCTGCTCAgagaaagccaaatcttcAAGGCCTTCATTTGGTTCTTCTTCTAGTGGCAAGGAAATAATTGGAAGCTCCTCGAGGACTTGCTCGGTTCTCAGCAAGGCAGGAAAATCCTCAACAAATCCTAAGAAGAAGCAACCTTCTCAGCTTGAAACAGATTCATCTGAAACTAGTAGTGTTCATGATGAGCCAGATGTTTCAGAACTTGTAGTCCCACCAGGAAAGATTCAAAGGGGCCTTCTCCCCACATCTGAAGATTCGGATTCTAGGGAGGTTATTTTGATGGAAGAGGGGAGATCTAGTGTAGCATCAAATTCAAGATCTCGTAGGACCTTCCATCAGAGGTCTGGAGAGGGCAGCCGAGATGTTTTAGTTGGTTCCTCTGTGTCTTTGGCATCTAGAAATACCAGTCCGGCAACATCTACCAATACAAGCAGACGTGGCTTAAGAAATCTAAGATGCAGTTCAATATCTGATATCATCCCCTCTAGTAGTAGTAGCAGTACATTATCAGACTCAAGCCTTAGTAGAAGGAGGGATATggttaaaaagagaaattcaGAAGGAGAAAGTAGTTCCTCCTCTGGAGGGAAGACGACCAGCGAAACATCATCAGAAATGAGAAATCACAGTTCTAATTATGGCATCTCCATTTGTGATTCTAGAAGAGCCAGAAATTGGCCTCCTAACAGGGATAATGGTGTTGCATCTGTCAGGACTAGGAGATCAACAAATAGTAACAGCCGCGCAAGGCTCTCTAATCAAGGAAATGGAAATAGCTTAGCACCAAATGAGTCCTCTGTTGTGATATCTAGAGTGCCCGAATCTGAAATACCTGTTGATTCAAGTGTTCCTACATCGTCCCTTCGATTTTCTGCTGAAACTCCCTCAATTCGCCCTAGTTCTTACAGTAGACCTGGTAGCAGTGGTGGAGGCTTACGAGGTCTTATGCCTGGTAGTCCTTCAGATGTTGGTGGCATCACTGGCTCTGTAATAAATCGTGATAACTTTGCACGCTACAATATTGATGGGATTGCAGAG gtATTGCTGGCGCTTGAGAGGATTGAGCAAGATGAGGAATTATCATATGAG CAATTGCTTGTTCTAGAGACCAATTTGCTCCTGAACGGCCTCAGCTTCCATGATCAGCATAGAGACATGAGACTGGATATTGATAACATGTCGTATGAG GAACTATTAGCTCTTGAAGAGAGGATGGGTACAGTGAGCACTGCACTAACGGATGAAGCAATATTGAAATGTCTTAAGACAAGCATCTATCAGCCTGCACCTCTTGATGTGGCCTTGAGCTGTAGTGGGAATAATGACGATGTTAAATGCAGTATCTGCCAG
- the LOC102627181 gene encoding RNA polymerase I-specific transcription initiation factor rrn3-like isoform X4, with amino-acid sequence MGMELPKDHAESHEMEDVNISDLELVYHVREALTSVQSGDNDNYNQLVAVMHLSGRLDPDNRALLETSLKALSGAVSYIDISHHESLLVSIFGMSMWNYDPDIMDALKGLIISLAASSGKYVDSCLTMLVGNFTPPSYFLDKLKEPHGLERKHQVLSRVHAALKSIFDLVPLAPMRLLPIVVQRMPTVHNKHERLKLIVVYTENMLKLESSAMGELVRSTLLMAVVDRLIDLDMEIGWDDILHDDFSKGIFEMELEDVEEAADDAEQVGDELPSGSISRKSLSGNLIAELLDSLLVLTFEHLESCEGTGRLIEVFEILLQSFQITVLNAYKSKFAQFVMFYACALDPENCGLRFATMLADVFVSGLYPPLTRMSSVSYLASYLSRARFLSPCFIVSLLKRLVDWCLEYCNIPGGNINPKAHRVFYSGCQAIMYVLCFRMRSIMDVPRLKSQLLLMPLETVLKHNLNPLKFSLVNRYAYHLWFQSFSNNQKLLVYSPCLKPLYLMICWSRNFPGILVGWKGWTCSFRLIHVC; translated from the exons ATGGGAATGGAATTACCAAAAGATCATGCTGAATCTCATGAGATGGAGGATGTTAATATTAGTGACTTGGAATTAGTCTACCATGTAAGAGAAGCCCTCACGTCTGTCCAATCA GGTGATAATGACAATTACAACCAACTAGTTGCGGTTATGCACCTTTCGGGACGTCTTGATCCTGACAATAGGGCTTTGCTTGAG ACAAGTTTGAAGGCGCTATCTGGAGCAGTTTCTTATATAGACATTTCCCACCACGAGTCTCTTCTTGTTTCT ATTTTTGGAATGAGCATGTGGAACTATGATCCAGATATTATGGATGCACTGAAAGGCCTGATTATATCCTTG GCTGCTTCCAGTGGAAAATATGTTGATTCATGTTTAACTATGCTCGTCGGCAACTTCACACCGCCAAGTTATTTCCTAGATAAACTGAAAGAACCTCATGGTCTTGAAAGAAAGCATCAAGTTCTTTCCCGGGTGCATGCGGCTTTGAAAAGTATTTTTGACTTGGTGCCTCTTGCCCCGATGAGATTATTGCCCATAGTTGTGCAGAGAATGCCAACTGTCCATAATAAGCATGAGCGA TTGAAGTTGATTGTTGTTTACACGGAGAACATGCTAAAGCTGGAGAGCAGTGCAATGGGAGAACTTGTTAGAAGCACATTGCTTATGGCAGTGGTGGATAGGCTAATAGATTTGGAT ATGGAGATTGGATGGGATGACATTTTACATGATGATTTTAGTAAAGGCATATTTGAGATGGAGTTAGAAGACGTGGAAGAGGCTGCAGATGATGCTGAGCAAGTTGGTGATGAG CTTCCAAGTGGCTCTATAAGTCGGAAGAGTTTAAGTGGAAACCTAATTGCTGAACTACTTGATAGTTTGCTGGTGCTAACTTTTGAGCATCTTGAATCATGCGAAGGCACAGGCCGCTTGATTGAG GTATTTGAAATTCTTCTTCAGTCATTCCAGATAACTGTTCTAAACGCGTACAAGTCGAAGTTTGCTCAG TTTGTGATGTTTTATGCATGTGCATTGGATCCCGAAAACTGTGGTCTGAGATTTGCCACAATGCTTGCGGATGTCTTTGTTAGTGGTCTCTATCCTCCACTCACAAG GATGAGTTCTGTGTCTTATCTTGCTAGTTACCTGTCTCGTGCGAGGTTTTTGTCTCCCTGTTTCATTGTTAGCTTGTTAAAAAG gtTGGTGGATTGGTGTTTGGAGTACTGTAATATACCAGGTGGTAACATAAACCCTAAAGCCCATAGAGTGTTTTATTCAGGATGCCAG GCCATTATGTATGTGCTATGCTTTCGTATGAGATCTATAATGGATGTACCGAGGCTCAAGTCTCAGCTTCTCCTTATGCCTCTAGAAACAGTTTTGAAGCACAATTTGAACCCATTAAAG TTTTCTCTTGTAAACAGGTATGCCTACCATCTGTGGTTTCAGAGTTTCTCCAACAATCAAAAGCTGCTCGTCTATTCACCGTGTCTGAAAcctttatatttaatgatcTGCTGGAGTCGGAACTTTCCAGGGATTTTGGTGGGCTGGAAAGGTTGGACATGTTCTTTCCGTTTGATCCATGTTTGCTGA
- the LOC102627181 gene encoding uncharacterized protein LOC102627181 isoform X3, whose translation MGMELPKDHAESHEMEDVNISDLELVYHVREALTSVQSGDNDNYNQLVAVMHLSGRLDPDNRALLETSLKALSGAVSYIDISHHESLLVSIFGMSMWNYDPDIMDALKGLIISLAASSGKYVDSCLTMLVGNFTPPSYFLDKLKEPHGLERKHQVLSRVHAALKSIFDLVPLAPMRLLPIVVQRMPTVHNKHERLKLIVVYTENMLKLESSAMGELVRSTLLMAVVDRLIDLDMEIGWDDILHDDFSKGIFEMELEDVEEAADDAEQVGDELPSGSISRKSLSGNLIAELLDSLLVLTFEHLESCEGTGRLIEVFEILLQSFQITVLNAYKSKFAQFVMFYACALDPENCGLRFATMLADVFVSGLYPPLTRMSSVSYLASYLSRARFLSPCFIVSLLKRLVDWCLEYCNIPGGNINPKAHRVFYSGCQAIMYVLCFRMRSIMDVPRLKSQLLLMPLETVLKHNLNPLKVCLPSVVSEFLQQSKAARLFTVSETFIFNDLLESELSRDFGGLERLDMFFPFDPCLLKKSDRQQR comes from the exons ATGGGAATGGAATTACCAAAAGATCATGCTGAATCTCATGAGATGGAGGATGTTAATATTAGTGACTTGGAATTAGTCTACCATGTAAGAGAAGCCCTCACGTCTGTCCAATCA GGTGATAATGACAATTACAACCAACTAGTTGCGGTTATGCACCTTTCGGGACGTCTTGATCCTGACAATAGGGCTTTGCTTGAG ACAAGTTTGAAGGCGCTATCTGGAGCAGTTTCTTATATAGACATTTCCCACCACGAGTCTCTTCTTGTTTCT ATTTTTGGAATGAGCATGTGGAACTATGATCCAGATATTATGGATGCACTGAAAGGCCTGATTATATCCTTG GCTGCTTCCAGTGGAAAATATGTTGATTCATGTTTAACTATGCTCGTCGGCAACTTCACACCGCCAAGTTATTTCCTAGATAAACTGAAAGAACCTCATGGTCTTGAAAGAAAGCATCAAGTTCTTTCCCGGGTGCATGCGGCTTTGAAAAGTATTTTTGACTTGGTGCCTCTTGCCCCGATGAGATTATTGCCCATAGTTGTGCAGAGAATGCCAACTGTCCATAATAAGCATGAGCGA TTGAAGTTGATTGTTGTTTACACGGAGAACATGCTAAAGCTGGAGAGCAGTGCAATGGGAGAACTTGTTAGAAGCACATTGCTTATGGCAGTGGTGGATAGGCTAATAGATTTGGAT ATGGAGATTGGATGGGATGACATTTTACATGATGATTTTAGTAAAGGCATATTTGAGATGGAGTTAGAAGACGTGGAAGAGGCTGCAGATGATGCTGAGCAAGTTGGTGATGAG CTTCCAAGTGGCTCTATAAGTCGGAAGAGTTTAAGTGGAAACCTAATTGCTGAACTACTTGATAGTTTGCTGGTGCTAACTTTTGAGCATCTTGAATCATGCGAAGGCACAGGCCGCTTGATTGAG GTATTTGAAATTCTTCTTCAGTCATTCCAGATAACTGTTCTAAACGCGTACAAGTCGAAGTTTGCTCAG TTTGTGATGTTTTATGCATGTGCATTGGATCCCGAAAACTGTGGTCTGAGATTTGCCACAATGCTTGCGGATGTCTTTGTTAGTGGTCTCTATCCTCCACTCACAAG GATGAGTTCTGTGTCTTATCTTGCTAGTTACCTGTCTCGTGCGAGGTTTTTGTCTCCCTGTTTCATTGTTAGCTTGTTAAAAAG gtTGGTGGATTGGTGTTTGGAGTACTGTAATATACCAGGTGGTAACATAAACCCTAAAGCCCATAGAGTGTTTTATTCAGGATGCCAG GCCATTATGTATGTGCTATGCTTTCGTATGAGATCTATAATGGATGTACCGAGGCTCAAGTCTCAGCTTCTCCTTATGCCTCTAGAAACAGTTTTGAAGCACAATTTGAACCCATTAAAG GTATGCCTACCATCTGTGGTTTCAGAGTTTCTCCAACAATCAAAAGCTGCTCGTCTATTCACCGTGTCTGAAAcctttatatttaatgatcTGCTGGAGTCGGAACTTTCCAGGGATTTTGGTGGGCTGGAAAGGTTGGACATGTTCTTTCCGTTTGATCCATGTTTGCTGAAGAAATCTGACAG ACAACAGCGATGA
- the LOC112498827 gene encoding uncharacterized protein LOC112498827, translated as MATTTRTKDRALAKDKRGTSPSNSQTTHSQRCSSRHNNNTCTDRGKSSPAPATEKPMPNYLKPTISSRINEPVKLGNKKINNTHEDNHKLLRRRSFDKPPSASPRGQKALISPGPRDRGGSAPAPAVPRERKITVRSSSFGRNTVTTTKPVTPKTKSKTKSTSFVNKKDTSSNYASSSSSRKSSSCRDTKQAMDHEAKPEEDLVEEVEEVVKVESETSEALSDVNVPKSEIDHDDQEDVRVVESNEDEKIYSCDISTCTSEDQNVIPEPHIDDQQVKTDTQQEDDKEKISTEESHDGGLQEESVIEEEAKSLKESEDKGKDDDDHKNIVNESAEDDNKEVEEEVKLQHGQEALSQENKKEGEDRLEGGCEEAINKQDDDKAAANVVVVPKVQEGQGKKESPSAAYNDVIEETASKLLEKRKNKVKALVGAFETVIDYESASSK; from the coding sequence ATGGCAACGACAACAAGAACAAAGGATCGAGCTCTGGCGAAGGACAAGAGAGGCACATCCCCATCAAATTCACAAACCACTCATAGCCAGAGATGTAGCAGCAGGCATAACAATAATACTTGCACTGATAGAGGAAAATCGTCACCAGCGCCGGCAACGGAGAAACCCATGCCAAATTATCTCAAGCCAACAATAAGCTCGCGCATTAACGAACCTGTAAAGCTTgggaataagaaaattaataacacCCACGAGGATAACCATAAGCTTCTTAGGAGGAGATCATTTGACAAGCCACCGTCCGCTTCTCCTAGAGGCCAAAAAGCACTTATCTCGCCCGGTCCTCGCGATCGAGGAGGATCAGCTCCGGCTCCAGCAGTTCCCCGCGAGAGAAAAATTACTGTTCGGTCCTCTTCTTTCGGTAGAAATACGGTTACTACAACAAAACCTGTTACCCCGAAGACCAAGAGCAAGACCAAGAGCACGTCCTTCGTTAACAAGAAGGATACTTCAAGCAATTATGCTTCTTCATCCTCTTCGAGAAAGTCTTCAAGTTGTCGCGACACAAAACAAGCAATGGATCATGAAGCTAAGCCAGAAGAAGATTTGGTTGAGGAAGTTGAAGAGGTCGTTAAAGTAGAGAGTGAGACTTCAGAAGCACTTTCGGATGTTAATGTTCCGAAATCTGAAATCGATCATGATGATCAGGAAGATGTTCGTGTTGTAGAAAGCAATGAAGATGAGAAGATCTACTCTTGTGATATTTCCACGTGTACTTCAGAGGATCAAAATGTGATCCCAGAACCACATATTGATGATCAGCAAGTGAAGACGGATACTCAACAAGAAGATGATAAAGAAAAGATTAGCACAGAGGAAAGTCACGATGGTGGTCTCCAAGAAGAGAGTGTCATAGAGGAGGAGGCTAAATCATTGAAGGAATCTGAGGATAAAGGCAAAGACGATGATGATCATAAGAATATTGTTAATGAGAGTGCTGAAGACGATAATAAGGAGGTTGAAGAAGAAGTCAAATTACAGCACGGGCAAGAAGCTCTGAGCCAGGAGAATAAGAAGGAAGGAGAAGATCGGTTAGAGGGAGGTTGTGAAGAAGCAATTAACAAACAGGATGATGATAAAGCAGCTGCAAATGTGGTGGTAGTGCCAAAGGTGCAGGAGGGGCAAGGGAAGAAGGAGTCTCCATCGGCGGCGTACAATGATGTGATTGAGGAGACAGCGAGTAAGCTGCTGGAGAAGAGGAAGAACAAAGTGAAAGCCCTTGTTGGTGCCTTTGAGACTGTCATTGATTATGAATCTGCATcatccaaataa
- the LOC102627181 gene encoding RNA polymerase I-specific transcription initiation factor rrn3-like isoform X1, with protein sequence MGMELPKDHAESHEMEDVNISDLELVYHVREALTSVQSGDNDNYNQLVAVMHLSGRLDPDNRALLETSLKALSGAVSYIDISHHESLLVSIFGMSMWNYDPDIMDALKGLIISLAASSGKYVDSCLTMLVGNFTPPSYFLDKLKEPHGLERKHQVLSRVHAALKSIFDLVPLAPMRLLPIVVQRMPTVHNKHERLKLIVVYTENMLKLESSAMGELVRSTLLMAVVDRLIDLDMEIGWDDILHDDFSKGIFEMELEDVEEAADDAEQVGDELPSGSISRKSLSGNLIAELLDSLLVLTFEHLESCEGTGRLIEVFEILLQSFQITVLNAYKSKFAQFVMFYACALDPENCGLRFATMLADVFVSGLYPPLTRMSSVSYLASYLSRARFLSPCFIVSLLKRLVDWCLEYCNIPGGNINPKAHRVFYSGCQAIMYVLCFRMRSIMDVPRLKSQLLLMPLETVLKHNLNPLKVCLPSVVSEFLQQSKAARLFTVSETFIFNDLLESELSRDFGGLERLDMFFPFDPCLLKKSDSFIRPNFVYWSMVKTAYHGDEEDNSDEDVDEDNGDHVMVDGMGRSPDEQDLDLDEFEYSLNKMSITPKNSFSCRLDGELRQPMKMPSRIRPSTSPESL encoded by the exons ATGGGAATGGAATTACCAAAAGATCATGCTGAATCTCATGAGATGGAGGATGTTAATATTAGTGACTTGGAATTAGTCTACCATGTAAGAGAAGCCCTCACGTCTGTCCAATCA GGTGATAATGACAATTACAACCAACTAGTTGCGGTTATGCACCTTTCGGGACGTCTTGATCCTGACAATAGGGCTTTGCTTGAG ACAAGTTTGAAGGCGCTATCTGGAGCAGTTTCTTATATAGACATTTCCCACCACGAGTCTCTTCTTGTTTCT ATTTTTGGAATGAGCATGTGGAACTATGATCCAGATATTATGGATGCACTGAAAGGCCTGATTATATCCTTG GCTGCTTCCAGTGGAAAATATGTTGATTCATGTTTAACTATGCTCGTCGGCAACTTCACACCGCCAAGTTATTTCCTAGATAAACTGAAAGAACCTCATGGTCTTGAAAGAAAGCATCAAGTTCTTTCCCGGGTGCATGCGGCTTTGAAAAGTATTTTTGACTTGGTGCCTCTTGCCCCGATGAGATTATTGCCCATAGTTGTGCAGAGAATGCCAACTGTCCATAATAAGCATGAGCGA TTGAAGTTGATTGTTGTTTACACGGAGAACATGCTAAAGCTGGAGAGCAGTGCAATGGGAGAACTTGTTAGAAGCACATTGCTTATGGCAGTGGTGGATAGGCTAATAGATTTGGAT ATGGAGATTGGATGGGATGACATTTTACATGATGATTTTAGTAAAGGCATATTTGAGATGGAGTTAGAAGACGTGGAAGAGGCTGCAGATGATGCTGAGCAAGTTGGTGATGAG CTTCCAAGTGGCTCTATAAGTCGGAAGAGTTTAAGTGGAAACCTAATTGCTGAACTACTTGATAGTTTGCTGGTGCTAACTTTTGAGCATCTTGAATCATGCGAAGGCACAGGCCGCTTGATTGAG GTATTTGAAATTCTTCTTCAGTCATTCCAGATAACTGTTCTAAACGCGTACAAGTCGAAGTTTGCTCAG TTTGTGATGTTTTATGCATGTGCATTGGATCCCGAAAACTGTGGTCTGAGATTTGCCACAATGCTTGCGGATGTCTTTGTTAGTGGTCTCTATCCTCCACTCACAAG GATGAGTTCTGTGTCTTATCTTGCTAGTTACCTGTCTCGTGCGAGGTTTTTGTCTCCCTGTTTCATTGTTAGCTTGTTAAAAAG gtTGGTGGATTGGTGTTTGGAGTACTGTAATATACCAGGTGGTAACATAAACCCTAAAGCCCATAGAGTGTTTTATTCAGGATGCCAG GCCATTATGTATGTGCTATGCTTTCGTATGAGATCTATAATGGATGTACCGAGGCTCAAGTCTCAGCTTCTCCTTATGCCTCTAGAAACAGTTTTGAAGCACAATTTGAACCCATTAAAG GTATGCCTACCATCTGTGGTTTCAGAGTTTCTCCAACAATCAAAAGCTGCTCGTCTATTCACCGTGTCTGAAAcctttatatttaatgatcTGCTGGAGTCGGAACTTTCCAGGGATTTTGGTGGGCTGGAAAGGTTGGACATGTTCTTTCCGTTTGATCCATGTTTGCTGAAGAAATCTGACAG TTTCATACGGCCTAACTTCGTTTACTGGTCGATGGTTAAAACTGCTTATCATGGCGACGAAGAAGACAACAGCGATGAAGACGTAGATGAGGATAATGGAGATCATGTTATGGTTGATGGGATGGGTAGGAGTCCTGATGAGCAGGATCTTGATCTCGATGAGTTTGAGTATTCATTAAACAAAATGTCCATCACTCCTAAGAATTCCTTCAGTTGTCGGTTGGATGGTGAATTGCGACAACCCATGAAAATGCCCTCAAGAATTAGGCCCTCGACGAGTCCAGAATCTTTGTGA